Proteins from a single region of Amycolatopsis sp. CA-230715:
- a CDS encoding pentapeptide repeat-containing protein, producing MTAPGGIETGEDYRDASLPQARWEKRRFVGCDFAEANLRGLVTQGCTFDDCDFTKADLSESRHQGSAFRSCTFDRTVLADSQWSSSSFLGSSFVDIGFVRVALRDCDLSLVSLAGARLRKVNLAGLRFREANLTDALLRDTDLREADFSGARLHGADLEGADLRGARVDANVLTQAKLRGARVDLDTAVAYAAAHGLVVR from the coding sequence ATGACGGCACCGGGTGGGATCGAGACCGGCGAGGACTACCGCGACGCCTCACTTCCCCAAGCCAGGTGGGAAAAACGCCGGTTCGTCGGCTGCGACTTCGCCGAGGCGAACTTGCGCGGCCTCGTGACGCAGGGCTGCACGTTCGACGACTGCGACTTCACGAAGGCGGACCTGAGCGAGTCGCGCCACCAGGGCAGCGCGTTCCGGTCGTGCACGTTCGACCGGACCGTGCTCGCCGACAGCCAGTGGTCGTCGAGCTCGTTCCTCGGATCGTCCTTTGTGGACATCGGCTTCGTCAGGGTGGCGTTGCGGGACTGCGATCTCTCGCTCGTTTCGCTGGCCGGGGCGCGGTTGCGCAAGGTGAACCTCGCCGGTCTCCGCTTCCGCGAAGCGAACCTGACCGATGCGCTGCTGCGGGACACCGACCTGCGCGAAGCGGACTTCAGCGGCGCGCGCCTGCACGGCGCCGATCTCGAAGGCGCCGATCTCCGCGGTGCGCGGGTGGACGCGAACGTGCTCACCCAGGCGAAACTGCGCGGCGCGCGGGTGGACCTGGACACCGCCGTCGCCTACGCCGCGGCGCACGGCCTCGTGGTGCGCTGA